The DNA region ATGGTTGCGCAGTTGTAATTGACTAAGAAGGGAATTTTTGTTATAATTGATAATGGGTAAACAGGGGATGCTCAACCTCGCATGACTCACCGCCAGAGGAGCGGAATTCTCATTTTTATGAAACTGATTGCTTATCCTTAAGGGATTGTACTTGCAGTCGGGCAGGAGGCCTATTCCGGAAGAAGATAGGTGGCGATAACCGATTAAATTGCAGTCGGTTGCGAGACGGTGTTCGGCATGAAAAGCGAATTCTGCGGCAGCATTAATTTAAGCCTGACGGCATACCGATTGCACTGTACCTTATGGTATTATTGCCTTTTGAAATGACTTATATGAGAAATTTCAGTTATTCCCTTGGCATCTCTCTCTTTCTTGCGGCCGGCTATTTTATCGGCAGCGCTGATGCCGCCTCGCCGGGAACTCGCGAATTGAGACATCAGGAGCAGATAGCGCAGCCAGAGAGCCGCCAGAGTCCTCCTTTCGTATCATACATCACCGCAGCCAGGACGGCCGACTTTTCTGACCTGCTTCTTTCCGAGACTGTCTCCCCAGCCGCTTTTGAGCAGCGGCATCTGTCGTTAGTCCGTATTGGCGGCGACCGGATGCTGGCGGTCTGGCAGGATGACCGTCGCGGCAGCGCCAAGGTGTATGCGCAGATTTTTGACGAAAACGGAGTCGCCGTCGGCAGTAATCTGCTGGTGCTTGGCAGGAGTGACGGATATGACCTGCTGGAGCCCAAAGCCTGCAGCGACGGTTCGGGCGGTTTTTATCTGGCTTATCGGGATATAATGACCGGGCGGATTTATTTTGCCCGGTACAATTCATCTTTAGCCCAGATTATTTCCCCCCGCGCGGTCAACGATACGATTACTTTCAACTATGCCGGACCATTTGACATCGCCGGCTTTGCCGATGGACGTCTGGTGGCAGTCTGGGAAGAGTACAGTACCGCCAATAATATTGCGATGAAGATTTTCAACGCCAACGGCCAACCGGCAACTCTGACCATTAAGGTCAATGGCGACAGCAATGATGCCCATCACTGGTCACCGGCGGTCGCTATCGGCGGAACCAGCAGTATCGCTGTTGTCTGGGAGGATTACCGTCTGGGGAACCCGGATATATATATGCGGCTTTTCAATTCGGTAGGGGTTCCCAGCGGGGATGATTTCAGCCTTATAGAACTAACCTCGGCAGATTCGTCTCAATATCTGCCGGATATTGCATACTCATCGGTTGATGGGTATGCTGTTGCCTGGCTGGACAAGAGGGCTGATTCGCAGAAAGTTTATCTTCAGCGAGTGGTGCCGGGAAGCGGTTTGACCGGCGGCAATCGGCTGATTTCGGCCAGTTCGCCTGAGGTCAGCGACTGGGATATATCGCTGGCGGTCAATGCCGCCAATACTCTGGTGGCGTCCTGGGCGGCGGTCGGCACGTTCTCAAATATAATGGTACAGAGATTCTCGGCCGGTTTCGCATTGAACGGCGCCGCAATTGTCGCTAATCAGGAGACAAGTGGCGGTCGCTGGGAAAGCTGTACAGGCATCGGACCAACCGATAAGATTTTTTGCGGCTGGAGTGATGCGCGGGCGCATCATACCGACCTCTATTTAAGAGCGTTCTCATCAGCCGGGGCAGAACTATTCAGCGGCGATAGATTGATAAATGATGATGCGGCCGGGGCGCCGTCAACGGAACCAGAGATAGCCCTTCTAAATAATTCTCAGGGGGCAATTGCTTTTACTGACCAGAGGTCTGATGAGGGGGATATTTTCCTTCAGCTGGTCAATAGTAACGGGAGCATCGCCGGCGGCAATCTGAAAGTGAATACGGATATTCCTCCGGCGCTTCAAAAAGAGCCATCCATAGCGGCATCATTGTCGCGGATGGCGGTGGTCTGGTCTGACGGTAGAGCGGTGGGGGGAGTTTCCGGCAGCCATATATTTGGCCGTTTTGGCGACAATTCTGGCGTACTGGAAAATTCCGATTTTATGATTTCAGATGAGAATGAACCATCGCCCAAGATATCGCCGGCGGTGGCACTTTCCGGCGATAGTGGACTGGCGGTATGGATTGAAAAAGCGAACCCCGAGGACCAGGTGATTGGCAGGATGATATCGGCTCCTTCCAATACTATCGGCGCTCCGTTTCTTATTTCCGATACGGTGCTCGACCTGACTGTTACAGGTCTTTCGGCTGTCGCCGACCGGGATGGGAACTTCGTTGTCGTTTTCCTTACCTATCGACCGGCAGCGACGCTGGTGATGGCGCGATATTCCTCGCAGGGTAATCTTCTCGGAAAATCAGTCTATACCAGCGCACTGTCCAATATTTATGTGACAGAAATATCGGCGGCGATTGGTATGACCAATCAATTAATAGTTCTCTGGCAGGGAGAGGCGGCCGACCAAAGCCGACATATCTATCTAAGCAAATTTTCCACCGCGGGAGCGGTTTTGACGGCGCCGTTTGAGATTTCGGTTCCGGCCGGAGCCAATCCGGATAATATTGACGTCTCCGCTGACGCCAACGGATATGTTATAGCGACGTGGACCGATTCCCGAAGCGGCCGGCGGGCGGTCTATTATCAGGTTTACAGCGCTCATCTCAACGCGCGGACGGCGCAGAACCTGGTTTCGAATATTTCCACCGAATATATGATTTCTGCCGCGGCGGTAAACCGTAACTGGGACGGCTGGATTGCCTGGGTTGACCCGCGTTCCGCAGGGAAGAACGTTTATCTGGCACAGTTCAACTACCTGTCAACCGATATTGCCGACACCGATGAAGAACTGCTGCCGCACCATTTCTCGCTGGAACAGAATTACCCCAATCCCTTCAATTCAAGCACGACAATTGAATTCGACCTGCCGCAGGGCGGCAAGGTTCAGCTTGAAATTTTTAACCTTCTGGGAATGAAAATCAGGACTGTTATGGACCGGAATCTCGATGCCGGGAAACATCAGATTTCCTGGGATGGCCGAGATAATGATGGCAAAAATGTCCCCTCCGGCTTATATTTCTATCGGATGAAATCCGACCGTTACTCGTCCGTTAGAAAAATGATTCTTCTCAAATAATTTACTCCCAAGGAGGGAGCCGGAGATGTTGAAAATCAGATATTCCCTCTTACCGCTTTTCCTCACTCTGATCTTAATTTCAGTAACGCAGGCTCAACCGCCGATTCAGGTAGTTCCTTTCTGGCAGACGGCGGAAGAGGATGTCTATTCCACCGGTATGGTCTGGCGGGATATGAATGGTGATGGGTATATTGATGTCTGTTTCTCCAACGGGAACGATATTGTGAGAGCCCGTAACTTCATTTATCTGTCGCGATACGGCACGCTCCCGGCAAACGGCTCCTGGTTTTCGAATGATATAGAATACTCGGGGCATTGCGCGGTGGGAGATGTTGATGACAACGGATTTCCGGACCTGGCGGTTTCGAATTTTCTGGGTCAAGGGGGATTTCTGACTACCAATCGTGCGGTGCTTTACTCCAATCCTTATGGCATTCCGGGAACGGTTCCATCCTGGCGCAGCGGAGACAGCATGAACAGTTTCTCCTGCGCTTTTGGCGACCCGGATGGGGACGGCGACCTTGACCTGGCGGTCAGTACCGGCGAGGGGTATAATGCTGTCAGGCAGCGGGACCGTGTTTATTTTAATGAGAGCGGCTCATTAGCGACTCTTCCGGGGTGGCAATCAGGCGCCTTGACGCAGGCGATGGATGTGACCTGGGGTGATGTCGATAATGACGGCGACCTCGACCTGGCTTTCTGCTATGATGACGACGCTACCGCCGTCTATTATAACCAAAATGGCGTTCTGGAGACATCCCCCTCGTGGCAGTCGAGTATTGTCGAATCGGGAAATACTCTGATATTCGGGGATGTCAACAATGACGGCTGGCTCGACCTGATTGTCGCTTATAATTTTCAACTGGGGGGAAACGGTTATTACCGTGTCTACTTCAACAATGGAGCTGGAGTGTTGAACAGCAGTCCCGGCTGGGAATCATCGGATGGTGGTTACGGCTCCGCTGTTTCGCTTTATGATTACGACAACGATGGGGATGATGACCTTGCCGCCGGAAGGTGGTGGGATGAGCCGCGCCTCTATGAAAATATCGGGGGGACATTTTCCGGCAGTCCGGTCTGGCAGGCGGCTCTTTCGATGGTGGTGGAGGAACTTGCCTGGGTCGATATTGACGGCGATGGGGTGGAAGCCTTTTCCGAAACGATTTATGCCACCGGCAAGAAGTTGTTCTATGCCGAGAAGCATCCGCTCTTCTCGCTGGATTCGGTTCTGGTTGATGGCGCCATTCTTCCGATAAATCAATACTGTTCTGACCCGATATCGGGATGGGTGTCACTGGCGACGGTACCGCTTGATTCGCTGGTGCTCTATTACAAATATTCAAGCAAGAATGACCTGACCGTGGCTAACTGGGATACCTATAATTTCGCCTTCGCCAATACCCGTCGCCCCTTTGTCGACTTTTATGCTGATACCGCTGTCGGCTGGGCGCCGCTTCAGGTAAACTTCAGTGACAGCTCAATCGGCGCGTCATCCTGGGAGTGGCGATTCGGAGACGGCGGAACGTCGGACCTTCAAAATCCGCCGCATACCTATGCCGACGG from Candidatus Zixiibacteriota bacterium includes:
- a CDS encoding FG-GAP-like repeat-containing protein translates to MLKIRYSLLPLFLTLILISVTQAQPPIQVVPFWQTAEEDVYSTGMVWRDMNGDGYIDVCFSNGNDIVRARNFIYLSRYGTLPANGSWFSNDIEYSGHCAVGDVDDNGFPDLAVSNFLGQGGFLTTNRAVLYSNPYGIPGTVPSWRSGDSMNSFSCAFGDPDGDGDLDLAVSTGEGYNAVRQRDRVYFNESGSLATLPGWQSGALTQAMDVTWGDVDNDGDLDLAFCYDDDATAVYYNQNGVLETSPSWQSSIVESGNTLIFGDVNNDGWLDLIVAYNFQLGGNGYYRVYFNNGAGVLNSSPGWESSDGGYGSAVSLYDYDNDGDDDLAAGRWWDEPRLYENIGGTFSGSPVWQAALSMVVEELAWVDIDGDGVEAFSETIYATGKKLFYAEKHPLFSLDSVLVDGAILPINQYCSDPISGWVSLATVPLDSLVLYYKYSSKNDLTVANWDTYNFAFANTRRPFVDFYADTAVGWAPLQVNFSDSSIGASSWEWRFGDGGTSDLQNPPHTYADGGAFDVTLENLLPDGPHNRTGKKMIIAFADTISFPSLTIAPGETVKIPVRLRNCHPMKRIVLPISYAGSIDLTFTAYDTVGCRSSYFDQVQLANYVPAEKKLAFILVPSLSGSKPELPAGDGPIINLYFQHSGGSGVGTLDSSTVQGKTLSFEAGYVTFLPYVKKGFLTDTPYAKGDANHDGHISILDITYIIAFLFKSGPPVGLYEGDADSNGKINILDATFLLSFLYKGGPPPQG
- a CDS encoding T9SS type A sorting domain-containing protein, with protein sequence MRNFSYSLGISLFLAAGYFIGSADAASPGTRELRHQEQIAQPESRQSPPFVSYITAARTADFSDLLLSETVSPAAFEQRHLSLVRIGGDRMLAVWQDDRRGSAKVYAQIFDENGVAVGSNLLVLGRSDGYDLLEPKACSDGSGGFYLAYRDIMTGRIYFARYNSSLAQIISPRAVNDTITFNYAGPFDIAGFADGRLVAVWEEYSTANNIAMKIFNANGQPATLTIKVNGDSNDAHHWSPAVAIGGTSSIAVVWEDYRLGNPDIYMRLFNSVGVPSGDDFSLIELTSADSSQYLPDIAYSSVDGYAVAWLDKRADSQKVYLQRVVPGSGLTGGNRLISASSPEVSDWDISLAVNAANTLVASWAAVGTFSNIMVQRFSAGFALNGAAIVANQETSGGRWESCTGIGPTDKIFCGWSDARAHHTDLYLRAFSSAGAELFSGDRLINDDAAGAPSTEPEIALLNNSQGAIAFTDQRSDEGDIFLQLVNSNGSIAGGNLKVNTDIPPALQKEPSIAASLSRMAVVWSDGRAVGGVSGSHIFGRFGDNSGVLENSDFMISDENEPSPKISPAVALSGDSGLAVWIEKANPEDQVIGRMISAPSNTIGAPFLISDTVLDLTVTGLSAVADRDGNFVVVFLTYRPAATLVMARYSSQGNLLGKSVYTSALSNIYVTEISAAIGMTNQLIVLWQGEAADQSRHIYLSKFSTAGAVLTAPFEISVPAGANPDNIDVSADANGYVIATWTDSRSGRRAVYYQVYSAHLNARTAQNLVSNISTEYMISAAAVNRNWDGWIAWVDPRSAGKNVYLAQFNYLSTDIADTDEELLPHHFSLEQNYPNPFNSSTTIEFDLPQGGKVQLEIFNLLGMKIRTVMDRNLDAGKHQISWDGRDNDGKNVPSGLYFYRMKSDRYSSVRKMILLK